A region of Candidatus Neomarinimicrobiota bacterium DNA encodes the following proteins:
- a CDS encoding TonB-dependent receptor encodes MKTYPNIFLLILFVLWFPARAVHASDFFIVGQVTDPDGSPIPYVEVYSPDHEFGTTTDRDGRFMLEYEDDESVLVIQHSAFESERIVVKSYHERPLEIILEPKTYHFDPVIVEGNLYARENLKLPVSHRSVQIDKSPNWGNSVAERLDRMGVQIRDYGGSAGLKTAGSATGYAEHILVMVDNVPLNSPQNGVVDLSFLPADLFSQGEFYLGHGSSLYGSNAMGGVLNLMTERHEPSYVRVRSGRFGERGVTGKVLTRIGAGRMSLYGNKYENAGDFRENNDFAQEAFGGRVFYPVARLWNASLFALTSAINRGIAGSITFPSPDARKDNIDNIYIASVRGLSPLGQSEVTLGATESREHFTDPGIFVDSKHLVNTQRLRVIQRFPETGSIQNTVILEAVKDKVDSDDAGKHEKFTGALGFLGQLRWRHSLHLYPSVRADWNQGESNPVTTGSLALHWSPNSPFINSVSINGGTSYRKPTFNDLYWEDPWGYSSGNTELKPERGRSAEIAADFKLGLSNLLRVKIRGYHFFNENLIQWIPDENWVYTPQNLSKAESFGGSATLNIRPKGVPVTVELGMEWNRSRVLSKGGDHNKRLLYVPPIFRWGEISWEIKPFSVNLSYRYLGRRRFSYREGGFLDSYQRIDAAFRIRGPQLLGVQTVVDLGMRNIENRENQQSVYDYPEPGRATYVRLSLEFK; translated from the coding sequence TAATTCTGTTCGTTCTATGGTTTCCTGCCAGGGCCGTTCACGCCTCTGATTTCTTCATTGTGGGTCAAGTGACGGATCCCGATGGCAGTCCCATACCGTACGTGGAAGTATATTCCCCCGATCACGAGTTTGGAACCACGACAGACAGGGACGGTCGATTCATGCTGGAATACGAAGATGATGAAAGCGTACTCGTCATTCAGCACTCCGCTTTTGAATCCGAGAGAATAGTGGTCAAAAGCTACCACGAGCGACCGCTGGAAATCATTCTTGAACCCAAAACCTACCACTTCGATCCGGTCATTGTGGAAGGGAATTTGTACGCCAGGGAGAATCTCAAGCTTCCGGTCAGTCACAGGTCGGTTCAGATCGACAAGTCCCCTAACTGGGGAAACAGCGTAGCCGAGAGGCTGGATCGCATGGGCGTCCAGATAAGGGACTACGGAGGATCGGCGGGACTGAAAACGGCGGGTTCCGCGACGGGTTATGCCGAACACATACTGGTGATGGTGGACAACGTTCCCCTGAATTCCCCGCAAAACGGCGTTGTCGATCTCAGTTTTCTTCCAGCTGACCTATTCTCGCAAGGGGAATTCTACTTGGGTCACGGTTCATCTCTCTATGGTTCAAACGCTATGGGGGGAGTCCTCAATCTGATGACTGAGCGTCACGAACCGTCATACGTTCGAGTCAGATCAGGGCGGTTTGGGGAAAGAGGAGTCACCGGAAAGGTCCTGACCAGGATTGGTGCCGGCCGGATGTCCCTCTATGGAAATAAATACGAAAATGCAGGGGATTTCCGAGAAAATAACGACTTTGCCCAGGAAGCCTTTGGAGGCAGAGTTTTCTATCCCGTGGCCCGCCTGTGGAATGCTTCTTTGTTCGCGCTGACGAGCGCCATCAATCGGGGAATAGCCGGTTCAATTACCTTTCCATCGCCGGACGCACGCAAAGACAACATCGACAATATCTACATCGCGTCGGTACGGGGACTTTCTCCACTGGGACAATCTGAAGTCACTCTCGGAGCTACAGAATCTCGCGAACACTTCACGGATCCCGGCATATTCGTTGATTCCAAACACCTGGTCAACACCCAGAGGTTACGGGTCATTCAACGGTTCCCTGAAACAGGATCCATCCAGAATACAGTCATCCTGGAAGCGGTAAAGGACAAGGTGGATAGCGATGACGCAGGTAAACATGAGAAATTCACAGGCGCACTGGGATTTCTCGGGCAACTTCGCTGGCGCCATTCCTTGCACCTTTATCCAAGCGTTCGTGCAGACTGGAATCAGGGTGAATCAAATCCTGTAACTACGGGCAGCCTGGCACTGCACTGGTCTCCAAACTCCCCATTTATCAACTCCGTATCAATAAACGGAGGAACCAGTTATCGAAAGCCCACTTTCAATGATCTGTATTGGGAGGATCCGTGGGGGTACTCCTCAGGGAATACGGAGCTGAAACCCGAGAGGGGGAGGTCAGCGGAAATTGCCGCTGACTTCAAACTGGGGCTCTCAAATCTTCTGAGGGTGAAAATAAGGGGATACCATTTCTTCAACGAAAACTTGATCCAGTGGATACCGGACGAGAATTGGGTATACACTCCCCAAAACCTCTCTAAGGCCGAGTCCTTTGGTGGTTCAGCAACCCTCAACATCCGTCCCAAAGGCGTCCCGGTCACAGTTGAACTGGGAATGGAATGGAATAGGAGTCGGGTTCTTTCGAAGGGGGGGGATCATAATAAACGTCTGTTATACGTTCCCCCTATATTCCGATGGGGAGAGATTTCTTGGGAGATCAAGCCATTCTCAGTGAATCTAAGCTATCGCTACCTTGGACGGCGCCGATTCAGCTACCGTGAGGGTGGTTTTCTGGATTCCTATCAGCGGATTGACGCCGCTTTCAGAATCCGGGGACCGCAGCTCCTTGGGGTTCAGACGGTCGTGGACTTGGGTATGCGAAATATAGAAAACCGGGAGAACCAACAGTCTGTTTACGATTACCCCGAGCCAGGGCGCGCGACGTATGTCCGGCTATCTCTTGAGTTCAAGTGA
- a CDS encoding GNAT family N-acetyltransferase: METGVQHDPEGQRFFLKLGSEEAYLSYTRKDTVLDFLYVYTPVAYRGQGAAGRILITAFEYARENGCQVIPTCPFIKHEFLPRFSKYQDLVQLNQIDSQT, from the coding sequence TTGGAAACCGGGGTTCAACACGATCCGGAAGGTCAACGCTTCTTCTTGAAGCTGGGATCAGAGGAAGCATACTTATCGTACACCAGGAAGGACACTGTTCTCGATTTCTTGTACGTTTATACACCAGTGGCTTACAGAGGCCAAGGCGCTGCGGGAAGGATACTCATCACCGCGTTCGAATATGCCAGGGAGAACGGCTGCCAGGTGATACCTACCTGTCCCTTCATAAAGCACGAATTCTTACCCAGGTTCAGTAAGTACCAGGATCTGGTTCAGTTGAATCAGATCGATTCTCAGACGTAA